A region from the Drosophila ananassae strain 14024-0371.13 chromosome 2L, ASM1763931v2, whole genome shotgun sequence genome encodes:
- the LOC6501088 gene encoding Fanconi anemia group D2 protein, with product MYRKQRKRPQRALNPIDENTTIKIPRKGDNTTNISLESNSGESEENIPQSQEHTQRFLSQHSVILAATLGRTQSSGKLPLSLSRQPNNFFELVLTRAGVQLDHGESLILACDHVTIVAKLREIFLTATSYSDKLETFKTGLKAALAPRSKLVQKLLSGCTVDAAGEEQIYQSQNSMFMNFLMIDFLREPCLEVLLNQVEEVATADRVVTGKAAISLPLLPLMLSQLRYLTASHKVEIYPRIEGIFNRATASAKLDIIANAELVLDASKHDEFVNLLIITYSSTVELFHMTTLHTLGNLSLSESLQTKLRRRIFEYATSGDCSDTTLSHLVKLLLNSLKLDTDESVRELVNTLRDIFNWRHMNYKENSSPLVNDKKSQLELFGFVELGLIRSKKFYQMWQKTIAGLPADHFSSLDLIVLLLLIHVNEDHSLYIENIIRRRVKIEHITVNILEEVKFHYSHVLEQHISTLMNILHDFMREKNKIVSDFAKSSYSILFKIFSSIQKNILKKLLELTCDKSSQHLTTMALELLRELQRKSTKDVQNCAPLLLPMLDRLSDFTLTQTRLAMDLLCHVAFPDPKQSGCLQLQEQIDMIVKKQLINSTDRVKKQGIIGCVQLIDAMARIEEESMDDNDSLASVDNVDALPAGRVKVAANFITRTEASIGNCPESLALFYEELATVFSLRFDGSFACDLDKQFIAWACDVMTFRFQASFVTGDHAEAIKGIQLDYQLNINELDEKNAESESEVLSIGINISKLVLSPNSKAYDSVHVLAPLFNFVKVLTNRRHHYSLEHINALLGCAIVLPSFFKDENYLAIFDNFDGDQQTDILNIYFHTVNWIRVTISAFSSQREEATRRRVLLRLFELIQIEQRIKPLLARAPSDYRAPSYQFLTNAKQPVTHQKRQVGKTGAKANSTAIDPDATVNQTTIADYTIKVAACKTVKTKIDFEQMYGPKERFRPMEVGIIMLLVEQKFILNYPLEDEQVGEFLGLSELRFLLEDIVQKLEAAVKGQQDPTDTDSLRPHLAKPEDFIYDLLPCLLEVNNHLKTLADSIDEELTKVGHVYSNLDLFKDRFNYIKTCFGLCIRLFALYFSWNEWTDKSQAKRLHKLLLKLQPQDQQKRCEKKTIAQLATLTFEYFIKYEKSVLNLSTAVQLHRLLCSLLKVRSMQDPARQPRLEQAEETRLLCDKFLRRKWFHFSGTLDKGAQCNIYLDEIIKGFFKNSTFKRQNELLCELIKECNILNTKDKALNSFPNFKKANFPLLFRGLCEVLIHSLSAQVSVRSEGDRLKLWESTVNLLNGLLRIVQLVEQPRNFGLFIKHSQLFLKLLLQHGMTVLESIVREDPERLTKFLHELQKVTRFLHQLCCHSKFIKNTAIISYIPSLRETIETLVFRVKALLAANNCHSAFHMGNMVNKDLHGDSIITPVGSFVGDQNSDEEIPEDDASVDETVLSDEITAVSVGARPSDDRRSKSSSRSKCF from the exons ATGTATCGAAAACAAAGGAAACGACCCCAGAGGGCCCTCAATCCAATTGATGAGAACACCACAATCAAGATACCC CGCAAGGGCGACAACACTACGAATATCTCTCTGGAATCCAATTCTGGAGAAAGCGAAGAGAATATCCCTCAATCACAGGAGCACACGCAGCGGTTTCTTTCGCAGCATAGCGTCATTCTGGCCGCAACTTTGGGTCGCACTCAGTCCTCCGGCAAACTCCCTTTGTCCCTCTCCCGGCAGCCAAACAACTTCTTTGAGCTTGTTCTTACTCGAGCGGGTGTCCAGCTGGACCATGGTGAAAGTCTGATCCTGGCCTGTGACCACGTCACAATTGTGGCTAAGCTACGGGAAATATTCTTGACTGCAACGTCCTATTCCGACAAATTGGAAACCTTTAAAACTGGACTGAAAGCAGCTTTGGCGCCAAGGTCGAAACTGGTGCAGAAACTCCTCTCTGGCTGCACTGTAGATGCTGCTGGAGAGGAGCAGATCTACCAGTCACAGAACAGCATGTTTATGAACTTCCTAATGATAGACTTTCTACGGGAGCCCTGCCTGGAAGTGCTCCTGAACCAAGTCGAGGAGGTGGCAACGGCGGATAGAGTTGTCACCGGGAAAGCTGCCATTTCGTTACCCCTATTGCCGCTAATGCTGTCTCAGTTGCGGTACCTTACTGCTTCGCACAAGGTGGAGATCTATCCTCGCATCGAGGGCATCTTTAACAGGGCCACGGCCTCGGCCAAGCTGGACATTATTGCGAATGCTGAACTGGTGCTGGATGCCAGCAAGCACGACGAATTTGTTAATCTTCTAAT AATTACGTATTCAAGTACAGTGGAACTCTTTCACATGACTACTCTGCACACTCTTGGTAACCTATCGCTTTCTGAAAGCCTACAGACAAAGTTACGCAGGCGTATTTTTGAATATGCCACAAGTGGCGACTGCTCCGATACG ACCTTGTCACATCTTGTTAAACTTTTGTTGAACAGTTTAAAGTTAGACACAGATGAAAGTGTGCGAGAG TTGGTCAACACGCTTCGGGATATATTTAATTGGAGACACAtgaattataaagaaaatagCTCTCCATTGGTAAATGATAAAAAGTCACAACTAGAACTGTTCGGCTTTGTGGAACTTGGGCTAATCCGATCTAAGAAGTTTTATCAAATGTGGCAGAAAACTATTGCTGGCTTGCCTGCCGACCACTTTAG CTCTTTGGATCTGATCGTGCTATTATTGTTGATACACGTTAATGAAGACCATTCATTGtatatagaaaatatt ATTCGTCGGCGAGTTAAGATCGAGCACATCACAGTGAACATTTTGGAGGAGGTAAAATTTCACTACTCCCATGTTTTGGAGCAGCACATAAGCACTCTAATGAATATCCTGCACGACTTTATGCGGGAGAAGAACAAAATTGTTTCTGACTTTGCCAAGTCTTCTTACAG TATATTGTTTAAGATCTTTAGCTCTATTCAAaagaatattttgaaaaagctaCTAGAACTTACATGCGACAAGTCATCACAACACCTTACGACCATGGCACTGGAGCTGCTTCGCGAGTTGCAGCGAAAGAGCACTAAAGATGTTCAAAACTGTGCTCCACTTCTGCTTCCAATGCTTGACCGGCTCAGTGATTTCACTCTAACGCAGACCCGATTGGCCATGGACCTGCTCTGCCATGTAGCCTTTCCAGATCCTAAACAATCGGGATGCCTGCAGCTTCAGGAGCAAATCGATATGATAGTAAAGAAGCAACTGATTAACTCAACTGATCGCGTTAAGAAGCAGGGCATCATAGGATGTGTCCAACTTATCGATGCAATGGCTCGAATCGAGGAGGAATCTATGGATGATAACGATTCCCTTGCGAGTGTGGATAATGTGGATGCATTGCCTGCAGGACGAGTCAAAGTGGCTGCCAACTTTATAA CTAGAACTGAGGCTTCAATTGGAAATTGTCCCGAGTCTTTAGCCCTTTTCTACGAAGAGCTTGCAACTGTTTTTAGTCTTCGATTCGATGGAAGTTTCGCCTGTGACTTGGACAAGCAATTCATTGCTTGGGCCTGTGATGTGATGACGTTTCGTTTTCAGGCCAGCTTTGTCACAGGAGACCATGCAGAGGCGATTAA GGGCATTCAACTGGATTATCAGTTGAACATCAACGAACTTGACGAAAAGAACGCTGAATCTGAATCGGAAGTCCTCAGTATTGGCATAAATATATCCAAACTGGTTTTGTCGCCCAACTCgaa AGCATACGACTCCGTTCATGTCCTGGCTCCTTTGTTCAATTTTGTGAAAGTACTGACAAATCGTCGGCATCATTACAGCTTAGAGCACATTAATGCCTTGCTGGGCTGTGCTATTGTACTGCCTTCTTTCTTCAAGGACGAAAACTATCTGGCCATTTTTGACAACTTTGACGGGGATCAGCAGACAGATATATTGAACATATACTTTCATACGGTGAACTGGATTCGAGTGACAATCAGTGCCTTTTCATCGCAGCGCGAAGAAGCCACTCGACGGCGGGTTCTTCTGCGCCTCTTTGAACTGATCCAAATCGAGCAGAGGATCAAGCCTCTTTTGGCACGAGCGCCATCCGACTATAGGGCTCCATCCTACCAGTTTCTTACCAACGCAAAGCAACCTGTTACTCACCAGAAGCGACAAGTGGGAAAGACTGGAGCCAAAGCTAACTCGACTGCCATCGATCCGGACGCTACTGTAAACCAAACTACCATCGCGGACTATACAATCAAAGTGGCTGCCTGCAAGACCGTCAAAACCAAGATTGACTTCGAACAAATGTATGGACCGAAGGAACGATTCAGACCCATGGAAGTGGGCATCATTATGTTGTTGGTGGAgcaaaagtttattttaaattacccACTTGAAGATGAGCAAGTGGGCGAGTTTTTGGGACTTTCAGAACTGCGCTTTCTTCTGGAGGACATTGTGCAGAAACTGGAAGCTGCAGTCAAGGGTCAGCAGGACCCCACGGACACGGACAGTCTTAGACCTCATCTGGCTAAGCCAGAGGATTTTATTTATGACTTACTGCCGTGCCTGCTAGAGGTTAATAATCACCTCAAGACTCTGGCAGATTCAATTGACGAAGAGCTTACAAAAGTGGGCCACGTCTACAGCAATCTGGATTTGTTCAAGGATAGGTTCAATTACATAAAAACTTGTTTCGGGCTGTGCATCCGTCTGTTTGCTCTTTACTTTTCCTGGAACGAATGGACCGACAAGTCCCAAGCTAAACGGCTTCATA AATTATTGTTGAAGCTACAACCCCAAGATCAGCAGAAAAGATGTGAAAAGAAAACTATTGCACAGTTGGCTACACTGACTTTCGAATACTTTATAAAGTATGAGAAGTCGGTATTAAATCTTAGTACGGCAGTTCAGCTACATCGATTGCTGTGCAGTTTGTTGAAAGTTCGAAGTATGCAGGACCCGGCTAGGCAGCCTAGACTCGAACAGGCCGAAGAGACGA GACTACTGTGTGACAAGTTCCTGCGACGTAAATGGTTCCATTTTTCTGGCACTTTGGATAAGGGTGCACAGTGTAATATATATTTGGACGAAATAATCAAAGGATTCTTTAAAAACTCCACCTTTAAACGGCAAAATGAGCTCCTTTGTGAGCTGATTAAAGAATGCAATATTCTCAACACAAAGGACAAAGCTCTGAATTCATTTCctaattttaaaaa ggcTAACTTTCCATTGCTGTTTCGTGGCCTCTGCGAAGTGTTAATCCACTCGCTTAGTGCTCAAGTCAGCGTTAGAAGCGAAGGAGATCGCCTCAAGTTGTGGGAGTCCACGGTGAATCTGCTTAATGGTTTGCTGAGAATTGTACAGCTGGTAGAGCAGCCACGAAACTTTGGACTGTTTATTAAACATTCACAACTATTCCTGAAGCTTTTGCTCCAACATGGTATGACCGTGCTTGAGTCTATTGTGCGGGAAGATCCAGAAAGGCTAACCAAGTTCCTACATGAGCTGCAAAAAGTCACTAGGTTCTTGCATCAACTGTGCTGTCATTCCAAGTTTATAAAAAACACAGCCATTATCAGTTATATTCCTTCTCTCCGAGAGACAATAGAAACGCTAGTCTTCCGGGTGAAGGCACTACTGGCTGCCAACAACTGCCACTCCGCCTTCCATATGGGAAATATGGTTAATAAGGACCTGCACGGCGACTCCATAATTACGCCAGTTGGCTCTTTCGTTGGCGACCAGAATAGCGACGAGGAAATACCTGAGGATGATGCCAGCGTGGATGAGACTGTCTTGAGCGATGAAATAACAGCGGTTAGCGTCGGGGCAAGGCCCAGTGATGATAGACGGAGCAAATCATCCTCACGCAGCAAATGTTTCTAA
- the LOC6501087 gene encoding uncharacterized protein LOC6501087 isoform X2, whose protein sequence is MDLGTAFRSYIERRSFLGDHSDTQFIEGDYTISRIIGMYCLLKAIALVHCTLYIHYRPVVSMGGCSLALTMVFYATEALYFRSSSINFYVIFPCVLNTITLLGLIYIPKRLRLWEPNMDLDDENSQLLKQMTGFKRRRAKKQ, encoded by the exons TTCCTGGGCGACCACAGTGACACTCAGTTTATCGAAG GTGACTACACCATATCCCGCATTATCGGCATGTACTGCCTCCTCAAAGCCATCGCCCTCGTCCACTGCACCCTCTACATCCACTACAGACC GGTTGTGAGCATGGGTGGCTGCTCCCTGGCTTTAACCATGGTTTTTTACGCCACCGAAGCCCTCTATTTTCGCTCCAGCAGCATTAACTTTTACGTGATCTTCCCATGTGTACTGAACA CTATCACCCTTCTGGGCTTGATTTATATACCAAAACGACTGCGGCTCTGGGAGCCCAACATGGATCTCGATGATGAAAACTCGCAGCTCTTAAAGCAAATGACTGGCTTCAAAAGGCGGCGTGcgaaaaaacaataa